In Fusarium musae strain F31 chromosome 7, whole genome shotgun sequence, a single window of DNA contains:
- a CDS encoding hypothetical protein (EggNog:ENOG41) has product MHILLLSSSNHNSARIIQSALSRNFTISFLTPQTSQVPHHASVTLVNGLPASQHDLEMALQTPKPPEAVILAFYNTHVLEAVTHNLVRALKAIQTAKANEEKETVAMPLRLVFIQSNAMQLEADGYKRVDRIVRESGLPFDLAQCPRLAGQLPATIRTSPGQGRVAAW; this is encoded by the coding sequence ATGCATATCCTACTCCTAAGCTCTTCAAACCACAACAGCGCTCGCATTATCCAATCTGCTCTATCTCGAAACTTTACCATCTCTTTCCTTACTCCCCAGACTTCACAGGTTCCCCATCATGCAAGCGTCACTCTGGTCAATGGCCTACCCGCTTCCCAACACGACCTCGAAATGGCTTTACAGACACCAAAGCCCCCTGAAGCAGTCATACTCGCTTTCTACAACACCCATGTTCTCGAAGCAGTCACTCACAATCTGGTCAGGGCCCTAAAAGCCATACAGACTGCTAAAGCAaacgaagaaaaggaaactGTAGCAATGCCTCTTCGTCTTGTGTTCATCCAAAGTAACGCCATGCAGCTGGAGGCAGACGGTTACAAGAGGGTCGACAGAATAGTGCGAGAAAGCGGCTTGCCTTTTGATCTCGCCCAGTGTCCTCGTCTAGCTGGTCAACTCCCTGCCACCATCCGGACCTCGCCTGGACAAGGTCGTGTGGCTGCTTGGTAG
- a CDS encoding hypothetical protein (EggNog:ENOG41), which produces MPDKKKSPAYVLGVGMTKFIKPRGKVDYTELGFEAGIKALLDAQINYDDVDQGVACYCYGDSTCGQRVFYQFGMTQIPVYNVNNNCSTGSTGLNMARTLVQHGAADCVMVVGFEKMAAGSLQSNFKDRENPTGTTIKMMAETRGVTNAPGAAQMFGNAGREYMEKYGATAEDFAEIARINHAHSPKNPYSQFQQVYTKEQVLQSPMIHEPLTKLQCCPTSDGGAAAIIVSEAFLNARPHLREQAVEIAGQHLATDAPSLFSQSSIDLMGYEMSQRAMKEATQQAGISPRDCQVVELHDCFSANEMITIDALGLCDKGKAHELVRSGDITYGGKYVINPSGGLISKGHPLGATGIAQCAELVWHLRGWANNRAVPNTRYCLQHNLGLGGAAVVTVYKRADGGVAQAVNSTMVGNRNKLGYNPAVEAKGFTQEQVDLVRSKKNRSEWALQDVEKKVEARF; this is translated from the exons atgCCTGACAAGAAAAAGTCACCCGCCTACGTCCTCGGCGTGGGCAtgaccaagttcatcaaaCCCCGTGGCAAAGTCGACTACACCGAGCTCGGTTTCGAAGCCGGTATCAAAGCTCTTCTTGATGCCCAGATCAACTACGATGATGTTGACCAAGGCGTTGCATGCTACTGCTACGGCGACAGCACATGCGGCCAGCGCGTCTTCTACCAGTTCGGCATGACCCAAATTCCTGTCTACAACGTCAACAACAACTGCTCAACAGGCAGCACTGGCCTCAACATGGCCAGAACCCTTGTTCAGCACGGTGCTGCTGACTGTGTCATGGTCGTGGGCTTCGAGAAGATGGCCGCGGGCAGTCTGCAGAGCAACTTTAAGGATAGAGAGAACCCTACTGGGACGAcgatcaagatgatggctGAGACTAGGGGCGTCACTAATGCTCCTGGGGCTGCTCAGATGTTTGGTAATGCTGGAAGAGAGTACATGGAGAA ATACGGAGCAACGGCTGAGGACTTTGCAGAGATTGCACGCATCAACCATGCCCACTCCCCCAAGAACCCCTACTCTCAGTTCCAACAAGTCTACACCAAGGAACAAGTCCTCCAATCTCCCATGATTCACGAACCCCTCACCAAACTCCAATGCTGCCCAACTTCAGACGGCGGCGCAGCAGCCATCATTGTATCTGAAGCCTTCCTCAACGCTCGTCCTCACCTGCGAGAACAGGCTGTCGAGATCGCAGGCCAGCATCTCGCAACTGATGCACCAAGTCTCTTCTCCCAAAGCTCCATTGACCTGATGGGCTATGAGATGTCTCAGCGTGCTATGAAGGAGGCTACTCAACAAGCTGGTATTTCACCTCGTGATTGTCAGGTCGTTGAGTTGCATGATTGTTTCAGTGCAAACGAGATGATCACCATTGACGCTCTTGGTCTCTGTGACAAGGGTAAAGCACACGAGCTCGTTCGCTCAGGAGATATCACCTACGGAGGAAAATACGTCATCAACCCTTCGGGCGGTCTAATCTCCAAGGGTCATCCCCTCGGCGCAACAGGCATTGCGCAATGCGCTGAGTTGGTCTGGCATCTTCGAGGCTGGGCCAACAACCGTGCTGTGCCCAACACACGGTACTGTCTTCAGCACAATCTCGGTCTTGGAGGCGCAGCAGTGGTTACTGTTTACAAGAGAGCAGACGGGGGGGTTGCTCAGGCTGTGAACTCAACCATGGTTGGTAACAGGAACAAGTTGGGATATAACCCTGCTGTTGAGGCCAAGGGGTTCACCCAGGAGCAGGTTGATTTGgtgaggagcaagaagaacaggaGTGAGTGGGCGTTgcaggatgttgagaagaaggttgaggcgAGGTTTTAA
- a CDS encoding hypothetical protein (EggNog:ENOG41) — MDQSFPQFAKLPIEVRATIWEHTLPEGDGGAALYMYNMDWWAQYSPPGVAFHDMTTQGIKQLSRSPRVQVPIPTCAAVCKEGRRVVEQWRKKNNLEWYFREETKGDILVRRFDSERDILYVSRHKWESFQLLAVDWENDDEHAAVIRIMESVKYLSLPAFTAYYSIGNIAGLLPWMKNIKAIYVVWNELPKAYMIKRQLPDVAHIAEVKIPLDAPVQPRWELDRFLQREDEVEFHYTDEETGREYVEEGELSEWLEDIDDLWSTTEVDPEIWDEDEEKLKTPQIHVTVKELPTWL, encoded by the coding sequence ATGGATCAATCGTTCCCTCAATTTGCCAAGCTTCCAATAGAAGTGCGTGCCACTATTTGGGAGCACACACTCCCTGAGGGAGATGGTGGTGCCGCCTTATACATGTACAACATGGACTGGTGGGCACAGTATTCTCCCCCTGGCGTTGCATTTCACGACATGACTACGCAAGGCATTAAACAACTAAGTCGGTCTCCTCGTGTTCAAGTGCCTATTCCCACCTGTGCTGCTGTGTGCAAAGAGGGTCGACGAGTGGTCGAGCagtggaggaagaagaataaCTTGGAGTGGTATTTTCGCGAAGAGACCAAAGGCGACATCCTCGTTCGTCGCTTTGATTCTGAGCGAGATATACTCTACGTTTCTCGACATAAATGGGAGTCCTTCCAGCTTCTGGCCGTGGACTGGgagaatgatgatgaacacGCTGCCGTCATTCGTATAATGGAGAGCGTCAAATATCTTTCACTCCCAGCATTCACAGCTTACTACAGCATCGGCAACATCGCAGGTCTCCTGCCATGGATGAAAAACATCAAGGCTATCTACGTCGTGTGGAACGAACTCCCCAAAGCCTATATGATCAAGAGACAATTGCCTGATGTAGCGCACATAGCAGAAGTCAAGATACCACTGGACGCACCGGTGCAGCCACGGTGGGAGCTTGATAGGTTCCTACAACgtgaagatgaggttgaaTTCCATTACACTGATGAAGAAACGGGTCGCGAGTAtgttgaagagggcgagCTTTCGGAGTGGCTTGAGGATATTGATGACTTGTGGAGCACTACTGAGGTTGATCCCGAGATttgggatgaggatgaggagaagttgaagacacCGCAGATTCATGTAACTGTGAAGGAATTGCCTACTTGGCTCTGA
- the ADH1_1 gene encoding alcohol dehydrogenase encodes MAAPQIPEKQWAQVFEKTAGPIEYKQIPVQKPGPDEVLVNVKFSGVCHTDLHAWQGDWPLDTKLPLVGGHEGAGVVVARGELVKDVKIGEKVGIKWLNGSCLSCSYCQNADESLCAEALLSGYTVDGSFQQYAIAKAIHVARIPEECDLESISPILCAGITVYKGLKESGVKAGQSIAIVGAGGGLGSIAVQYCKAMGIHAIAIDGGEEKGKLTKELGATAYVDFTTTKNLIADVKATTSDGLGPHAALLVATNEKPFQQATQYIRSRGTVVCIGLPANAQFSAPVFDTVVRMISIKGSYVGNRADTAEAIDFFRRGLIKVPFKTVGLSELNEVYKLMKAGQIVGRYVVDTSR; translated from the exons ATGGCCGCTCCCCAGATTCCCGAGAAGCAGTGGGCTCAAGTTTTCGAGAAGACCGCCGGTC CCATTGAGTACAAGCAGATTCCCGTCCAGAAGCCCGGCCCCGATGAGGTCCTCGTCAACGTCAAGTTCTCTGGTGTCTGCCACACTGATCTCCACGCCTGGCAGGGTGACTGGCCCCTCGACACCAAGCTGCCTCTTGTCGGTGGCCACGAGGGTGCCGGTGTTGTCGTTGCCCGCGGCGAGCTTGTCaaggatgtcaagattgGCGAGAAGGTCGGTATCAAGTGGCTCAACGGCTCTTGCCTGAGCTGCTCTTACTGCCAGAACGCCGACGAGTCTCTCTGCGCTGAGGCTCTCCTCTCTGGTTACACCGTCGACGGATCTTTCCAGCAGTACGCCATTGCTAAGGCTATCCACGTTGCTCGCATTCCTGAGGAGTGTGACCTCGAGTCCATCTCCCCCATTCTCTGCGCCGGTATCACCGTCTACAAGGGTCTCAAGGAGTCTGGTGTCAAGGCCGGTCAATCCATTGCCATCGtcggtgctggtggtggtctcgGTTCCATCGCTGTCCAGTACTGCAAGGCCATGGGTATCCACGCCATTGCCATCGATGGTGgtgaggagaagggaaagcTCACCAAGGAGCTCGGAGCTACTGCCTACGTCGACTTCACCACAACCAAGAACCTTATCGCCGATGTCAAGGCTACCACCTCCGATGGTCTCGGACCTCACGCTGCTCTCCTCGTCGCTACCAACGAGAAGCCCTTCCAACAGGCTACCCAGTACATCCGCTCTCGCGGCACTGTCGTCTGCATTGGTCTCCCCGCCAATGCTCAGTTCTCTGCTCCCGTCTTCGACACAGTTGTTCGCATGATCTCCATCAAGGGATCTTACGTCGGCAACCGTGCTGATACCGCTGAGGCCATTGACTTCTTCCGCCGCGGTCTCATCAAGGTCCCCTTCAAGACTGTCGGTCTCTCTGAGCTCAACGAGGTCTACAAGCTCATGAAGGCTGGACAAATTGTCGGTCGCTACGTCGTCGACACCAGCCGATAA